A stretch of the Vagococcus xieshaowenii genome encodes the following:
- a CDS encoding preprotein translocase, SecE subunit domain protein, giving the protein MALKGGRIFQEIIEVPDEEEGCGCITWVIIIGIIIAAVMYALEFLFQHPLLFGSLIVGSVVLIILALVGK; this is encoded by the coding sequence TTGGCACTTAAGGGCGGAAGGATTTTTCAGGAAATAATAGAAGTACCTGATGAGGAAGAAGGTTGTGGGTGTATTACTTGGGTTATTATTATTGGGATAATAATTGCTGCTGTAATGTATGCTTTAGAGTTTCTTTTTCAACATCCACTTCTTTTTGGAAGTCTTATTGTAGGAAGTGTGGTACTGATTATATTAGCTTTAGTAGGTAAGTAA
- a CDS encoding DUF3013 family protein — MKKMNMLEYLDKQLEKEMQDYDFAIDWNTKAHTVEVMVVLYAHNNKSVTIADLDGIESEEEVIEFEDAILLAPEGKFTGDPDDYLAVLPYAGKKGMKQGTITAIAKYLYQVVAQGESDLMDFLQDETQEVFELYWDQDAFAAIEAEQLAKSQGQTEWPYPRY, encoded by the coding sequence ATGAAAAAAATGAACATGTTAGAATATTTAGATAAACAATTAGAAAAAGAAATGCAAGATTATGATTTTGCTATTGACTGGAATACCAAGGCCCATACTGTAGAAGTGATGGTAGTGTTGTATGCACATAACAATAAAAGCGTGACGATTGCTGACTTGGATGGCATTGAATCAGAAGAAGAAGTGATTGAATTTGAAGATGCGATTCTTTTAGCACCAGAAGGTAAATTCACAGGTGATCCAGATGATTATCTAGCAGTCTTACCTTATGCCGGCAAAAAAGGAATGAAGCAAGGCACCATCACAGCGATTGCTAAATACTTATATCAAGTTGTTGCACAAGGTGAAAGTGATTTGATGGACTTCTTACAAGATGAAACACAAGAAGTATTTGAACTATATTGGGATCAAGACGCGTTTGCGGCGATTGAAGCAGAGCAATTAGCTAAATCTCAAGGTCAAACGGAATGGCCATACCCTAGATATTAA
- a CDS encoding replication-associated recombination protein A: MQQPLAFRMRPRTIDEVFGQQHLVGEGKIIHRMVEAKMLSSMILYGPPGTGKTSIASAIAGSTRFAFRMLNAATDTKKDLQIVAEEAKMSGTVILLLDEVHRLDKTKQDFLLPYLENGKIIMIGATTENPYISINPAIRSRCQIFEVKPLSESDIQAAIQLALTDTERGLGNYPTHLTPEARQHLSRATNGDLRSALNGLELAVKSTHADEDGTIQLTLPVIEECVQRKALTHDKKGDAHYDVISALQKSIRGSDVDAAMHYLARLVEAGDLVSICRRLMVIGYEDIGLGNPAAAARTVTAVQAAEKLGFPEARIPLAQAVVDLCLSPKSNSAYLAIDSALADIRNGFVGEIPPHLKDSHYQGAADLGRGIGYQYPHDTPESWVDQQYLPTGMTNKHYYEPKVTGKYEQALAQRYQYLEQKKKNRH, encoded by the coding sequence ATGCAACAACCATTAGCTTTTCGTATGCGACCAAGAACCATTGATGAAGTCTTTGGACAACAGCATCTCGTAGGTGAGGGGAAAATCATCCATCGTATGGTAGAAGCCAAGATGCTGTCTTCCATGATTTTATATGGGCCACCCGGCACAGGGAAAACTAGTATCGCAAGTGCCATTGCTGGTTCCACTCGTTTTGCCTTTCGTATGTTAAACGCCGCTACAGATACCAAAAAAGACCTACAAATAGTTGCTGAGGAAGCCAAAATGAGTGGTACCGTCATTTTATTATTAGATGAAGTCCATCGTTTAGACAAAACAAAACAAGACTTTCTCTTACCTTATTTAGAAAACGGCAAAATCATTATGATTGGCGCAACAACTGAAAATCCCTATATTAGTATAAATCCCGCGATTCGTAGTCGTTGCCAAATTTTTGAAGTAAAACCATTATCAGAAAGTGACATTCAAGCAGCCATCCAGCTAGCCTTAACAGATACAGAGCGGGGGTTAGGTAACTATCCAACACACTTAACACCAGAAGCACGACAGCACTTATCACGAGCGACCAACGGTGATTTAAGAAGTGCTCTAAATGGTTTGGAATTAGCGGTCAAATCAACACATGCTGACGAAGATGGAACGATTCAACTCACGTTACCTGTAATCGAAGAATGTGTGCAACGTAAAGCCTTGACCCATGACAAAAAAGGGGACGCTCATTATGATGTCATTTCTGCTTTACAAAAATCCATTCGTGGAAGCGACGTTGATGCCGCCATGCACTATTTGGCTCGACTAGTAGAAGCTGGCGACTTAGTCAGTATTTGTCGTCGACTGATGGTGATTGGCTATGAAGATATTGGATTGGGTAATCCAGCCGCTGCAGCCAGAACAGTCACGGCGGTTCAAGCTGCCGAAAAATTAGGTTTTCCTGAAGCGCGCATTCCACTTGCTCAAGCAGTCGTAGACTTATGTCTATCACCCAAATCTAATAGTGCCTACTTGGCAATTGACAGTGCCTTAGCGGATATTCGTAATGGGTTTGTTGGCGAAATCCCACCTCATCTCAAAGACAGCCACTACCAAGGCGCTGCTGATTTAGGCCGTGGCATAGGCTATCAATACCCCCACGATACACCTGAATCATGGGTTGATCAGCAATACTTACCTACAGGCATGACCAATAAGCATTACTATGAACCAAAAGTGACCGGAAAATATGAACAAGCACTCGCCCAACGCTATCAATACTTAGAACAAAAGAAAAAAAATCGTCATTAA
- the prmA gene encoding 50S ribosomal protein L11 methyltransferase has product MNWTEVKVITETEAVEAISNILMEAGASGVAIEDAQDLVNYVEDRFGEYINKEEIEHIRQGAQVIAYFPETIFLPEVLPIIKEQVAKLPEYGLNIGLGEVSTHEVAEKNWEKAWKKYYHPIQVSRFLTIVPEWETYEPKHADERIIYMDPGMAFGTGTHPTTFLTLHALESYLRGGETLLDVGTGSGILSIAAKHFGASDVYAYDLDEVAVASAQQNIDLNPVAKDVKIAPNDLLKGIDIMADVIVANILPHIILLMIEDAWALLPEGGKFIVSGIITEKEPTIMEKMNEVGFQLVQKFQQQDWLALVFEKPVKDEE; this is encoded by the coding sequence ATGAACTGGACAGAAGTGAAAGTAATAACAGAAACCGAAGCTGTGGAAGCTATTTCTAATATATTAATGGAAGCTGGCGCAAGTGGTGTGGCAATAGAAGATGCACAAGATTTAGTTAATTATGTGGAAGATAGATTTGGTGAGTACATCAATAAAGAAGAAATTGAACACATTCGTCAAGGCGCACAAGTAATTGCTTATTTCCCTGAAACAATTTTCTTGCCAGAAGTATTACCAATCATCAAAGAACAGGTAGCCAAATTGCCAGAATACGGTCTAAATATTGGATTAGGGGAAGTGTCGACTCATGAAGTAGCTGAAAAAAATTGGGAAAAAGCCTGGAAAAAATATTATCATCCGATTCAAGTTAGTCGTTTCTTAACGATTGTTCCTGAATGGGAGACATATGAACCAAAACATGCAGATGAGCGTATTATTTATATGGATCCAGGTATGGCCTTTGGGACAGGAACGCATCCAACGACGTTTTTAACGTTACACGCATTAGAAAGTTATTTACGTGGCGGCGAAACATTGCTTGATGTCGGTACAGGTTCAGGTATTTTAAGTATTGCAGCGAAACATTTTGGAGCAAGCGATGTCTACGCATATGACTTAGATGAAGTGGCGGTTGCTTCTGCCCAACAAAATATTGATCTAAACCCAGTGGCTAAAGATGTAAAAATTGCGCCTAACGATTTATTGAAGGGGATTGATATTATGGCAGATGTGATTGTGGCCAATATTTTACCGCATATTATTTTATTAATGATTGAAGACGCTTGGGCGTTATTACCAGAAGGCGGTAAATTTATCGTGTCAGGCATTATTACAGAAAAAGAACCAACCATTATGGAAAAAATGAATGAAGTTGGTTTCCAACTAGTCCAAAAATTCCAACAACAAGATTGGTTAGCGTTAGTCTTTGAAAAACCTGTGAAAGACGAGGAATAA
- a CDS encoding universal stress protein codes for MDGNQYKRILVAVDGTDSAEKALKQGIDMAKKFNAELFIAHIIDTRAFQSISSYDEETEQIASAMANQTLSEYAIQASKAGVSQVTTILRYGIPKKVLAYNLIEEHHIDLVLLGSTNSKMFEKMFLGSLSNYLTKHATCDVVTID; via the coding sequence GTGGATGGTAATCAGTATAAACGTATTTTAGTCGCAGTAGATGGCACAGATTCAGCTGAAAAAGCTTTGAAACAAGGAATCGATATGGCAAAAAAATTCAATGCTGAATTATTTATTGCCCATATCATTGATACAAGGGCCTTTCAAAGTATTTCTTCTTATGATGAAGAAACCGAGCAAATTGCTAGTGCAATGGCCAATCAAACACTTTCTGAGTATGCGATTCAAGCAAGCAAAGCAGGTGTGTCACAAGTAACGACTATCTTACGATACGGAATTCCAAAAAAAGTTTTAGCCTACAACTTAATTGAAGAACACCACATTGATTTAGTCTTACTAGGCAGCACTAATTCAAAAATGTTTGAAAAAATGTTCCTTGGTTCCTTAAGCAATTATTTAACTAAACATGCCACTTGTGATGTGGTGACAATCGATTAG